In Marivirga salinae, a single window of DNA contains:
- a CDS encoding fumarylacetoacetate hydrolase family protein, translated as MKILAIGRNYGDHIKELENERPDEPVIFTKPDTALLKNNDPFYYPPFSNDIHHEVELIIRICKEGKFVKEEHAHKYYDKIGLGIDFTARDLQSKAKEKGLPWDIAKGFNGSAPISEWLEKKEFEDLQKVNFSLKVNGELKQEGNSALMLFPIDYIISYLSKFFTLKTGDIIFTGTPKGVGPVSIGDKLEGYIENQKLLDFEIK; from the coding sequence ATGAAGATACTGGCTATAGGCAGAAATTACGGAGATCATATAAAAGAGCTTGAAAATGAGCGACCTGACGAGCCTGTAATTTTCACAAAACCAGATACTGCCCTCCTTAAAAATAATGATCCTTTTTATTATCCTCCTTTTAGTAATGACATTCACCATGAAGTAGAGTTAATAATTAGAATTTGTAAAGAAGGTAAATTTGTAAAAGAAGAACACGCTCATAAATATTATGATAAAATTGGTTTAGGAATTGATTTCACCGCTAGGGATTTACAATCGAAAGCTAAAGAAAAAGGCTTACCCTGGGACATTGCCAAAGGGTTTAATGGCTCTGCTCCCATTTCGGAATGGTTAGAGAAAAAGGAATTTGAAGATCTACAGAAGGTGAATTTTTCACTTAAAGTAAATGGTGAACTAAAACAAGAAGGAAATTCGGCATTAATGTTGTTCCCTATTGATTACATCATTTCATATTTATCGAAATTTTTCACTTTAAAGACAGGAGATATTATCTTTACAGGCACTCCAAAAGGAGTTGGACCAGTATCAATAGGCGATAAATTGGAGGGTTATATTGAAAATCAAAAATTATTGGATTTTGAAATTAAATAA